Within Candidatus Zixiibacteriota bacterium, the genomic segment GTGATTGCCGCCACAGTCAGTTCCACCAGCGCCATCCCTTTGATTTCAAACACTTCTTTGCAGGCTCGATCGATTTTCTCCTTGATTCCGGCAGTTCCGGAATCAGCATCTTCGACGGCAATTTCAAGCGCCGCGAACGGAATATCGTTGCGGACACAGGTATGGGCAATCGCCGTGCCGCTGGCATCAATCCCCAGTGCGCCGTATTCCTGCTGAAGGATTCTTATGCGGGCGGTATCCTCCTCAAGATATCCGGGGTGTAGGATAGTCCCAAAGATATGTGGCGGTCGATCCTCGGTATGAGTATCGCAAACCGTTCGGATTGTATTCAGGAGAAGGTCATCGGCCTCCAGCATCGGCGCCGACCTCTTATCGGCCGCAACCGCCTGCACCAGATATTTGGCTACGATTATATCGCCGGTCTTTATATATGGCACCAGCGGAACCGCCTGGCAGGTGAAAAGGATTCTTTTGACCTTATAATGATCGATCATTATTTGCGCGGCGATAGCCAGATTGAGCGGATCGTTTTCGACCAGCGTGAAAACCACCTGCTGTTCGTTAAGACGGCCCGAAAAATATTTCCGGTGCGCCAGTTTCTGTATTTCTTCCACCAGGGAATAATCTTTGAGCGCCTCAAATTCGGGTTCGAATATGGTAATAATTCCGTTCATACCGCATTCCTTTCCATATTTCTATTATCGGAAGAATAGGGGAAATTTCCACAAGGTGTGTTGACTGCTGGCACTGTGGGCGGCCGATGTCCACATCGGCCCCGGCGCCACTCCAGTAGAAGCCCCGACAGATCAGCAATTCTTGCGAACATGAATCGTTGCGGCAGGTCCTGATACCGCCCTTCGGGCGGGATAGTGACCTGCCGCATTTCAATTGCCCGCAATTTCTATTTTGTAAGGGCGACGCTAAAGCTCTTTGGCCTCTTGACATTCCTTCCAATCGGCGCTTGGTTTTAATCGAAAATGACTTGTCAAATCATAGATACATGCCTTAAATTAAAATGTTCTATGCTCGAATTCATGAAACAAAGTAGCGACGAGAACAGTCATGGCAGTTTGGGTCAGAAAACCGCTGAGAAGTGACTTCAAAAATATAAATAACCTGAACGAGAAAGAAATTTATGAGTAGTAAACAGATTTTGATTCTTAAAGGTAGTCCCCGCGAAAAGGGGAACAGTTCCATCCTGGCCGATCAGGTCGCGGCCGGGGCGCGAGAGGCCGGAGCCGAGGTGGAAAGCTTCGATCTTCACAAGATGAATATCCGGCCCTGCGATGCCTGCGATATTTGTCACGGAGACAAGACTGATGAGTGCATCATTGATGACGATATGCAGATTCTTTATCCCAAACTTCGGGCCGCCGATGCCATCGTAATCGCCAGTCCCGTCTATTGGTTCACCATAAGTGCACAGGCAAAGCTCTGTATCGATCGCTGGTATGCCCTCGAAAGCCCACAGGGGAACGCCCTAAAAGGAAAAAAGATCGGCATCGTACTGGCCTATGGCGATACTGACCCATACACCTCAGGCGGTATTAATGCCATTCACACTTTCCAGTATATATTCCGCTATATCAAGGCCGAAATCGTCGGAATCGTATACGGCACTGCCTTGAATGCGGGGGAAATTCGCAACCAGCCGCTTCTAATGGAGAAAGCCTACAAACTCGGCCAGCAGCTATGTAAATAGACAATCCATACCGAGCGTTTTACACTCCTGACTATTTGTTTATGATTGTGAATAGCCCTATTTGCTGAGAAGCTTTTTCAAGTAAGATATAAGCTCAGCGCGCTTGATTGTCGTTTGAATATTCTCCGCCTTGAGCCATTCCTCACGGTCGGAAAGACCTTTGGCAACATCGGGGCCGGCGCGAAGATCTTTCACAGTGATTGTGCCATTTTCAAATTCATCCGAACCGGCAATAACCGCTATCGGTATCCCCACCCGATCGCCATATTTCAACTGCTTGTTGAGGTTTTTGGTCTCGCCCAGGAACAACTCGGCATTAATTCCCGCCCGGCGGATCTCATTCACGATTTCTAAATAATCATTGATCCGATCTTTATCCATGGCCGTCACCAGTACTTCCGAGGTAGCCCGTTTCAACTCGATCGCTTTCAGTTCAATCAGCGCCGCCAGCATTCGGTCAACTCCAAACGATGACCCCGTCGCCGGCACTGATTTGTTCGAAAACCGTTCAATCAGATTGTCGTATCTTCCCCCGGAATACATCGAACCATACTCCGGAAGGTCAAGCAACGTCGTTTCATACACCGGCCCGGTGTAATACCCCAGACCGCGGACGATCGTGATATCAATCATTGTTTTCTCAGGCATCGGAATCATTCTCGTCAAATATCCCTGTACTTCGCGAAGCTCTTCAATCCCCTGCCGCGAGATTTCAATATTCCCCAGTAGCTTTTCAATCTCCGCCAGCTTATCGCCGCTCTTGCTCAAGGCGATATTGAGAAAATCGGAAAGAAGCCTTATCTGGCGGTCGGATAAATTCAGCCCGGGAATCTTGTCGCCCGATTTGTCGATTCGGCCGGGGCCGAGTTCCATCAGGACCGCATCTTTCCCCTGCTTCTCAAGCTTATCAATCACCCGGAAAACATCGGTGGTCATCTCGGATGGAATGCCAGCAAAGGAAGAAAGGCCATTTATTAATTTGCGGTTGGAGTACCGCACCATGAAATTCTTTATGCCAAGATTATCCATCACCTCCACCATCACCGCAATAACCTCGGCGTCGGCCAGCATCGAGGAGGTTCCCACAATATCGAAATCGCACTGCATAAATTCGCGGTATCGCCCCGGCCCCGGCTTATCTACCCGCCAGACTGGGCCGTACTGATACCGCCGGAAGGGGAGAGGAAGCTCCGGATTCCCTGCAATATATCGCGCCAGCGAAACAGTGAATTCATACCTCAGCGCCATATCGACCTCATCGGGGCCGTGGAATCCAAAAAGCTCTTTCAGGTTGTCAGTCGTGTAATCGCCACCAAGCAGGGTCTCGGCAAATTCGAGCGCCGGGGTCTGAAGGGGCAGGAATCCATGCCTCTCATAAACCTCTCTGGTCTTCTCGATCAGTATCTGCCGGGCGATTTCTTCATCAGGCGGGTAATCCCGAAACCCTTTGAGCACTTTGGGCGAAACCTTGTGATATGATTTCTTGTCTGTCATAGCAATTCCAAATTTTAATTCAAGAATTTACGGCTTTTTGAAGATTAGGAAAGAGATTTCTTGGCTCAAAAGAATAATACTGGGGGGGAGGGTCGAACTCCCGACCTCCTGATCCACAGTCAGGCGCTCTATACCAACTGAGCTACCCCAGCATCTTTCGGACGACATTTTAATCCCAAGTCGTCTCAAAGTCAAGATATTTAAGATATCGGAACTTATTGCCTCTTATCCCACAGGATTATTCGGCTGAAGCCTTGCAGGCATCAGTAAAATACCGATAGCTTTCGATGATTCTGTGATGGGTCGGCGGCCATT encodes:
- a CDS encoding flavodoxin family protein; translated protein: MSSKQILILKGSPREKGNSSILADQVAAGAREAGAEVESFDLHKMNIRPCDACDICHGDKTDECIIDDDMQILYPKLRAADAIVIASPVYWFTISAQAKLCIDRWYALESPQGNALKGKKIGIVLAYGDTDPYTSGGINAIHTFQYIFRYIKAEIVGIVYGTALNAGEIRNQPLLMEKAYKLGQQLCK
- the hisS gene encoding histidine--tRNA ligase, with the protein product MTDKKSYHKVSPKVLKGFRDYPPDEEIARQILIEKTREVYERHGFLPLQTPALEFAETLLGGDYTTDNLKELFGFHGPDEVDMALRYEFTVSLARYIAGNPELPLPFRRYQYGPVWRVDKPGPGRYREFMQCDFDIVGTSSMLADAEVIAVMVEVMDNLGIKNFMVRYSNRKLINGLSSFAGIPSEMTTDVFRVIDKLEKQGKDAVLMELGPGRIDKSGDKIPGLNLSDRQIRLLSDFLNIALSKSGDKLAEIEKLLGNIEISRQGIEELREVQGYLTRMIPMPEKTMIDITIVRGLGYYTGPVYETTLLDLPEYGSMYSGGRYDNLIERFSNKSVPATGSSFGVDRMLAALIELKAIELKRATSEVLVTAMDKDRINDYLEIVNEIRRAGINAELFLGETKNLNKQLKYGDRVGIPIAVIAGSDEFENGTITVKDLRAGPDVAKGLSDREEWLKAENIQTTIKRAELISYLKKLLSK